Proteins encoded within one genomic window of Candidatus Neomarinimicrobiota bacterium:
- a CDS encoding winged helix DNA-binding domain-containing protein, whose protein sequence is MNSSDIARIRLQTQQIANPQFSSPKDLVGWMGAVQAQDYRMVKWALGVRLPGSNLETIEDAIKDGDIIRTHLLRPTWHIVAANDIRWILDLTAPRIQTATRSRHKQLGITKEVVARSNRAIEEALTDGNHLSRKELVTALEDAGFENKDNMASHLLLQAELDGVICSGATKGRDYTYALMDERVPDVPKLSREESLAKLARTYFRSHGPATLDDFVWWSGLTLTDSRKALEMIKPDFQSEAVESREYWFSESSVNTADAEKSAFLIPAYDEFLISYKSRNVAISENIEKKAISNNGIFRPVIVVGGQVVGIWKRSVQKTKVTIETEFFDKPSLDIREQVEESAGEFARFLVRETVEVTHHWK, encoded by the coding sequence GTGAACTCGTCAGATATAGCACGAATCAGACTGCAGACTCAGCAGATAGCTAATCCGCAATTCTCATCTCCCAAAGATCTGGTTGGGTGGATGGGCGCGGTGCAGGCACAGGATTACCGCATGGTGAAGTGGGCCCTGGGAGTCCGGTTACCTGGCTCGAATCTTGAGACAATCGAGGACGCGATAAAGGATGGAGATATCATCCGGACACACCTTTTGAGACCGACGTGGCATATTGTTGCCGCCAACGACATCCGATGGATATTGGATTTAACTGCACCGCGGATTCAGACTGCCACCAGATCACGCCACAAACAGCTGGGTATTACCAAAGAAGTCGTGGCACGAAGTAACCGTGCTATCGAGGAAGCACTCACCGACGGTAACCATCTTTCGCGAAAAGAACTGGTGACCGCACTTGAGGACGCGGGATTCGAAAACAAGGACAACATGGCTTCACATCTGCTGTTGCAGGCAGAACTGGACGGCGTCATCTGCAGCGGGGCGACAAAAGGTAGGGATTATACCTACGCTTTGATGGATGAGCGTGTCCCGGACGTACCGAAGCTGAGCCGGGAAGAGTCACTGGCAAAACTGGCCCGCACCTATTTCCGGAGTCACGGCCCGGCCACGCTTGATGACTTTGTCTGGTGGTCGGGACTCACACTCACCGATTCCCGAAAAGCACTGGAAATGATTAAACCGGATTTTCAGTCCGAAGCGGTCGAATCCCGGGAATATTGGTTCTCCGAATCATCGGTGAATACTGCCGATGCAGAGAAATCGGCGTTTCTCATTCCGGCGTACGATGAGTTCCTCATCAGTTACAAGAGTCGCAACGTGGCTATCTCGGAGAACATCGAAAAGAAGGCAATTTCGAATAACGGCATTTTCCGTCCGGTTATTGTGGTGGGCGGGCAAGTCGTTGGCATCTGGAAGCGTTCGGTGCAGAAGACAAAAGTGACCATTGAGACTGAATTTTTTGACAAGCCTTCCTTGGATATCAGGGAGCAGGTTGAGGAGTCTGCCGGGGAATTTGCAAGATTTTTGGTGCGCGAGACGGTGGAGGTGACGCATCACTGGAAATAA
- a CDS encoding DUF72 domain-containing protein has translation MKFGSVDNPGGRDLSLPGDHPDTAKVLSNSRSSGKPKIYVGCAKWNRQDLKNFYPRGTKDELTYYATQFNSVEMNATYHRSYPPDQYIEWREKVHDNFKFFPKVDGYISHMKWLNEIENRTDDFLSGVTHLGENLGTIFLQLSVRFAPKFMDRVIRFIERWPADLPLAIELRHPDWYIDTSVAAELYQLLEENDVANVITDTAGERELLHMRLTNGEVFIRYVGANHPSDYSRLDDWVVRLKSWAEQGIEQIDFFVHQNEEIESPKLAAYFIRKLNKAMGNSLPVPRYLS, from the coding sequence ATGAAATTCGGCAGCGTCGATAATCCCGGTGGCAGAGATCTGAGTCTCCCGGGGGACCATCCGGATACTGCCAAGGTGCTGTCAAATTCTAGGAGCTCCGGCAAGCCGAAGATTTACGTCGGTTGCGCCAAGTGGAACCGCCAGGATCTGAAGAATTTTTACCCGCGCGGTACCAAAGATGAACTCACCTATTACGCCACGCAGTTCAATTCCGTTGAGATGAACGCCACGTATCACCGGAGTTATCCGCCGGATCAGTACATCGAATGGCGGGAGAAAGTCCACGATAATTTTAAGTTTTTCCCAAAAGTAGACGGGTATATCAGTCACATGAAATGGCTGAACGAGATTGAGAATAGAACTGACGATTTTCTTTCGGGGGTGACTCATCTGGGAGAAAATCTTGGCACCATTTTTCTACAGTTATCGGTCCGGTTTGCACCGAAATTCATGGATCGGGTTATCCGCTTTATCGAACGCTGGCCAGCCGATCTCCCGCTGGCTATCGAATTACGGCATCCGGACTGGTATATCGACACCTCCGTTGCAGCGGAATTATATCAATTATTAGAGGAAAACGACGTTGCGAATGTCATCACCGATACTGCGGGTGAGCGTGAGCTGCTGCACATGCGGTTGACGAACGGCGAGGTGTTTATCCGCTACGTTGGCGCTAACCATCCCAGCGATTACTCCCGCCTGGATGATTGGGTCGTTCGTCTGAAATCCTGGGCTGAGCAAGGCATTGAACAGATCGACTTTTTCGTGCACCAGAATGAGGAAATCGAATCCCCGAAATTGGCGGCATACTTTATCAGGAAACTGAACAAGGCGATGGGGAACTCCCTGCCTGTTCCCCGTTATCTCAGTTAA
- a CDS encoding SOS response-associated peptidase, whose product MCGRVSLTKAIEPVEQRFNVKYTGDREWPIYYNGAPSQYYPVITNENPEQIQLFRWGLIPSWSKQPETKYSMINAKAETLEEKRSYKGPFQKRRCLVIVDGFYEWKKTGNSKQPYRIRLENESLFAFAGLYEIWKNDEQVLPSFTIITTEPNSVMENIHNRMPVILPKEVELQWLDNSLETDELKPLLRPYPKDDLTAYPVSKIVNNPKNNQPDVIRPIDDSTKNDPNDTGEDGQAELF is encoded by the coding sequence ATGTGTGGTCGTGTATCACTGACGAAAGCGATTGAGCCTGTGGAACAACGCTTCAATGTAAAGTATACGGGTGACCGGGAGTGGCCGATCTACTATAACGGTGCGCCTTCTCAGTATTATCCCGTCATTACCAACGAAAACCCGGAACAGATACAGCTCTTCCGATGGGGATTAATTCCGTCGTGGTCGAAGCAACCGGAAACCAAGTATTCCATGATCAACGCGAAAGCGGAAACCCTGGAGGAAAAACGTTCCTATAAAGGGCCATTTCAAAAACGGCGTTGTCTCGTGATTGTGGATGGATTTTACGAGTGGAAAAAAACCGGGAATTCGAAACAACCGTATCGGATCAGATTGGAAAACGAGTCACTCTTCGCTTTCGCAGGACTGTATGAAATCTGGAAAAATGACGAACAGGTGCTCCCGTCCTTTACCATCATCACAACCGAGCCGAACTCCGTAATGGAAAATATCCACAACCGGATGCCGGTTATTTTGCCCAAAGAGGTGGAGCTCCAGTGGCTCGATAACTCCCTGGAAACCGATGAACTGAAGCCTTTACTCCGGCCGTATCCCAAAGATGATTTGACCGCCTATCCCGTATCAAAAATCGTGAATAATCCGAAAAATAATCAGCCGGATGTCATTCGCCCAATAGACGATAGCACAAAGAACGATCCTAATGATACCGGAGAAGATGGCCAGGCCGAACTATTCTGA
- the acs gene encoding acetate--CoA ligase, which translates to MAGQNADLQGDVVYPPEQIVENANAKDWQQMQQRAADDLEGFWEEEAEKYHWFDKWDQVLDDSNPPFYKWFTGGKTNLAYNCLDVHVKNSNRNKLALIWEGENGEQRTFSYYALYRETCKFANILKALGVEKGDRVTLYMGPVPETVMAMLACARIGAIHSVVFAGFSKEALRERVEDSQSKLVITQDAGYRNGSEVPLKQTVDKAIRHVGFVENVLVVKRTGTEVHMEQGRDHWYHELAEMPIASRACEAEEMDAEDMLYLLYTSGTTGKPKAIVHTTGGYMVGIATTLRYVFDLKPSDRFWCAADPGWVTGHSYIVYGPLLLGATNFMYEGAPTYPYPNRWWKMIEYYGLNILYTAPTAVRGLMRFGRAWPDRHDLSSLRLLGSVGEPINPEAWKWYHDVIGYGECPIMDTWWQTETGGFMITPVPSMPLKPGSATKPFFGVEADVVNDDGESVDSDEEGYLVIKKPWPSMLRTLYKDEERFKETYWSKFEDQGWYLAGDSAKKDEDGYFWVIGRIDDVLNVAGHRLGTAEVESALVSHDAVAEAAVIGVPDDVKGNAIHAYVILTVGYEGSEDLMDELVEHVAEELGPIAKPANVEAVDSLPKTRSGKIMRRVLRAKAMGEEVGDLSTMAD; encoded by the coding sequence ATGGCAGGTCAGAACGCCGATCTCCAGGGTGACGTCGTTTATCCACCGGAACAGATCGTTGAAAATGCCAATGCCAAAGACTGGCAGCAGATGCAGCAGCGCGCGGCTGATGATCTGGAAGGTTTTTGGGAGGAAGAAGCCGAGAAATATCACTGGTTTGATAAGTGGGACCAAGTGCTTGACGACAGCAATCCCCCGTTTTATAAATGGTTCACCGGTGGAAAAACCAACCTTGCCTACAACTGTCTGGACGTGCATGTCAAAAATTCCAACCGGAACAAACTGGCGCTGATCTGGGAAGGTGAAAACGGCGAACAGCGGACCTTTTCCTATTATGCGTTATATCGTGAAACGTGCAAGTTCGCAAACATCCTGAAGGCGCTGGGCGTGGAAAAAGGCGATCGGGTGACCCTGTACATGGGGCCGGTACCTGAAACCGTTATGGCGATGCTCGCCTGTGCCCGGATCGGCGCGATCCATTCGGTCGTGTTTGCCGGTTTTTCCAAGGAAGCACTTCGAGAACGGGTTGAAGACAGCCAATCCAAACTGGTCATCACCCAGGATGCCGGCTACCGTAACGGTTCGGAAGTGCCGCTGAAGCAGACCGTCGACAAAGCCATCCGCCACGTGGGATTTGTGGAAAACGTCCTAGTTGTGAAACGCACCGGCACGGAGGTCCACATGGAGCAGGGCCGGGATCACTGGTATCACGAACTGGCAGAGATGCCCATTGCCAGTCGCGCCTGTGAGGCCGAAGAAATGGACGCCGAAGATATGCTGTATCTGCTCTATACCTCCGGCACGACCGGCAAGCCGAAGGCGATTGTCCATACGACCGGCGGGTATATGGTTGGCATTGCGACGACACTCCGGTATGTGTTTGATCTCAAACCGTCAGATCGATTCTGGTGCGCGGCGGATCCGGGCTGGGTAACCGGCCATAGTTATATCGTGTACGGCCCACTACTCCTGGGTGCCACGAACTTTATGTACGAGGGGGCGCCGACGTATCCGTACCCGAATCGCTGGTGGAAGATGATCGAGTACTACGGACTGAATATTCTCTATACGGCGCCCACGGCCGTCCGGGGGTTAATGCGCTTTGGACGCGCCTGGCCGGATCGACACGACCTGTCCAGCCTGCGACTGTTAGGCTCCGTGGGTGAACCGATTAATCCGGAGGCCTGGAAGTGGTACCACGATGTCATTGGATACGGAGAATGCCCGATCATGGATACCTGGTGGCAGACAGAGACCGGCGGGTTCATGATTACGCCGGTGCCATCTATGCCATTGAAACCGGGGTCCGCCACTAAGCCGTTCTTTGGTGTGGAGGCGGATGTCGTCAATGATGATGGGGAATCGGTCGATTCGGATGAAGAAGGGTATCTCGTCATCAAAAAGCCGTGGCCCAGCATGCTCCGGACGCTCTACAAAGATGAAGAGCGCTTCAAGGAGACGTACTGGTCGAAATTCGAAGATCAGGGGTGGTACCTGGCCGGCGATTCTGCCAAGAAAGACGAAGATGGCTATTTCTGGGTCATCGGCCGGATCGATGATGTCCTGAACGTCGCCGGACACCGTCTGGGCACTGCCGAAGTGGAAAGCGCGCTTGTCAGCCATGATGCCGTGGCCGAAGCAGCCGTGATTGGCGTCCCGGACGACGTGAAAGGTAACGCCATCCATGCCTATGTTATCCTGACGGTCGGCTACGAAGGCAGCGAGGATCTGATGGATGAGCTGGTTGAGCACGTAGCTGAAGAACTTGGCCCGATTGCCAAACCGGCGAACGTCGAGGCCGTGGATTCTCTGCCGAAGACGCGTTCCGGCAAGATTATGCGGCGGGTTCTGCGTGCCAAGGCCATGGGTGAGGAGGTCGGCGACTTGTCGACTATGGCGGATTAA
- a CDS encoding cation diffusion facilitator family transporter: MERLTKWIANRFIKDADNVTDGTVREHYGLLEGWVSIVLNFFLFVFKLIIGLTVNSLALIADAIHSLSDTATSIVVIVGFKISNKPPDREHPYGHGRAEYIATLIISILLVVTGIEFIQTGIKRIAEPVTIQIGIPLLAAVVFTIVIKEMMGQFSKHLGDAIDSDTLAADSWHHRTDAISSALVLVALIAGMFGLPSLDGVASLGVAGVLIYTGYDIARNAIDSLLGKPPKPELVRKIRRMAKEVEYVLDAHDIVVHNYGQGKFINLHIEVDESINPMLMHDTAEAVENCLGEALNAYALVHLDPIAPESEYVQRVRNTMNDIQEREPDLKGFHEVRVVDHENRHVAIMDVMLSPELSTTESQQYIQHLKSLLKDRLPDIEFRIQVTPLHRFK, from the coding sequence ATGGAACGGCTGACCAAATGGATAGCCAATAGGTTTATCAAAGATGCCGATAACGTAACCGATGGCACAGTCCGGGAACACTACGGACTGCTGGAGGGCTGGGTCAGCATCGTCCTGAATTTTTTCCTGTTTGTTTTTAAGCTTATTATCGGGCTGACGGTGAACTCCCTGGCGCTCATTGCCGACGCCATCCATTCACTCTCGGATACCGCGACATCCATCGTGGTCATCGTGGGATTCAAAATCTCCAACAAGCCGCCGGATCGTGAGCATCCGTACGGACATGGGCGAGCAGAATATATCGCGACACTTATCATTTCAATTCTGCTGGTCGTCACGGGGATCGAGTTTATCCAGACGGGGATTAAGCGCATCGCTGAACCCGTGACTATCCAGATTGGTATTCCGCTGCTGGCGGCAGTGGTATTTACCATCGTTATCAAAGAGATGATGGGCCAGTTCTCGAAACATCTGGGAGATGCCATCGATTCCGATACGTTAGCTGCGGATTCCTGGCACCACCGAACGGATGCGATCTCATCCGCTTTGGTACTGGTGGCACTTATCGCCGGGATGTTCGGACTTCCCTCGCTGGATGGAGTAGCCAGTTTGGGCGTGGCGGGCGTACTCATTTACACGGGGTACGACATTGCCAGAAACGCCATTGATTCCCTCTTGGGCAAACCGCCGAAACCGGAATTAGTCCGGAAAATCCGGAGGATGGCCAAAGAAGTGGAATACGTATTGGATGCCCATGATATTGTGGTGCACAATTACGGGCAGGGTAAGTTTATTAATCTGCATATCGAGGTGGATGAATCTATCAATCCCATGCTGATGCATGACACGGCGGAGGCGGTGGAAAACTGCCTGGGTGAAGCCCTGAATGCTTACGCACTGGTACACCTGGATCCGATTGCACCGGAATCCGAATACGTCCAGCGTGTACGCAATACCATGAACGATATTCAGGAACGAGAACCGGATTTGAAAGGATTTCACGAGGTCAGAGTTGTGGATCACGAAAACCGGCATGTGGCTATTATGGATGTAATGCTGTCGCCGGAGCTGTCCACCACGGAATCGCAACAATACATACAGCATCTGAAATCCCTGCTCAAGGATAGATTGCCTGATATTGAGTTCCGGATTCAGGTGACCCCATTGCACCGGTTCAAATAG
- a CDS encoding isocitrate/isopropylmalate dehydrogenase family protein, with translation MAKYRIAWLPGDGVGSEVMEAARMVLDALPFDAEYLPGDIGWEFWKSEGDPLPERTLNVLRETDACLFGAITSKPAGEANEELDPVLQGKGYEYFSPIVRLRQEFNLHTNLRPCKAYPNNPLNYRDGIDLVIFRENTEGMYGGVEFHPLPDEVFEALSVHPKMKKFEKFGLENIALSTRIMTRQGCENIVHQAFEYAKKFNRKSVTVVDKPNVLRETGGLMLRTARQVAQDYPDIPLYETNIDAQCMWLLKNPHDYDVLVAENMFGDILSDLSAQLVGGLGFACAGNIGDEYAVFEPTHGSAPKYAGQYRVNPIAMILSTKMMLEWLGESEDARRIESAVTEVISNGKIRPRDMGGDATTLEVAKAIAEKV, from the coding sequence ATGGCAAAATACCGGATAGCATGGTTGCCAGGCGATGGCGTTGGGAGTGAAGTGATGGAAGCGGCCCGGATGGTGCTGGATGCCCTCCCGTTCGATGCTGAGTACTTGCCGGGTGATATCGGCTGGGAATTCTGGAAATCCGAAGGCGACCCGCTCCCGGAACGTACCCTGAATGTGCTCAGGGAAACTGATGCCTGTCTGTTCGGTGCGATTACCTCTAAACCGGCCGGTGAGGCGAATGAAGAACTGGATCCGGTGCTTCAGGGAAAGGGTTACGAATATTTTAGTCCGATTGTCCGGCTGCGCCAGGAGTTCAATCTCCACACCAATCTGAGGCCGTGTAAGGCGTATCCGAATAACCCGCTGAACTACAGAGATGGTATCGATCTGGTCATCTTCCGGGAAAACACCGAAGGCATGTACGGAGGCGTGGAATTCCATCCCCTCCCGGACGAAGTATTTGAAGCGCTCTCCGTGCATCCCAAGATGAAAAAATTCGAGAAATTCGGCCTCGAAAACATCGCGCTCTCTACCCGTATTATGACGCGCCAGGGCTGCGAAAATATTGTCCATCAGGCGTTCGAATACGCGAAAAAGTTCAACCGGAAATCTGTGACTGTCGTGGATAAGCCGAACGTACTCCGTGAAACCGGCGGACTGATGTTGCGCACCGCACGCCAGGTTGCACAGGATTATCCTGATATTCCATTATATGAAACCAACATCGACGCCCAGTGTATGTGGCTGCTGAAAAATCCGCACGATTACGACGTCCTGGTGGCGGAGAACATGTTCGGAGATATTCTGTCCGACCTTTCGGCGCAACTCGTGGGCGGGCTTGGCTTTGCCTGCGCCGGCAATATCGGCGACGAGTATGCCGTCTTTGAGCCGACCCACGGATCGGCGCCGAAATACGCAGGGCAGTATCGCGTCAATCCCATCGCGATGATCCTGAGCACCAAAATGATGCTGGAGTGGCTAGGAGAGTCTGAAGATGCCCGGCGGATTGAATCGGCGGTGACTGAAGTTATCTCGAATGGAAAAATCCGTCCCAGAGATATGGGGGGCGATGCGACGACATTAGAGGTGGCAAAAGCAATTGCAGAAAAAGTCTGA
- a CDS encoding DUF1571 domain-containing protein, with protein sequence MRKNRQLVTSLGKYVCTIFICISIASAQDGTALSEQELDSLITSMQDAYAAVDDYTCVFYKQERIDGEMRPMETIRMKFRKPFELYMKWIEDPYEGRELLYKRGWNNGEVRVKQHSFPYLTVNVDPTGTLAMRGNRHPVTEAGIGHTVQIVADDYERSIAHPEEKVLYLDRGDSTMYGEQVRCIEAVTPKNESSNYYAHRALVYISYRTHLPLRVKIWNTGDILVEDYGYADFKINSGLTNRDFEPSNPDYNF encoded by the coding sequence ATGCGTAAAAATCGCCAGCTCGTGACATCTTTGGGGAAATATGTCTGCACGATATTCATTTGTATTAGTATCGCATCTGCCCAGGACGGGACGGCCCTATCAGAGCAGGAACTGGACTCCCTGATTACCTCAATGCAAGACGCCTATGCGGCGGTGGATGACTATACCTGCGTTTTCTACAAACAGGAGCGGATTGATGGTGAAATGCGCCCTATGGAGACGATCCGGATGAAATTCCGGAAGCCGTTTGAACTGTACATGAAGTGGATCGAAGATCCGTATGAGGGACGGGAGCTGCTGTATAAACGGGGATGGAATAATGGGGAGGTGCGGGTGAAACAGCATTCGTTTCCATATCTCACCGTCAACGTTGATCCGACCGGTACCCTGGCGATGCGGGGCAACCGGCATCCGGTAACCGAGGCAGGTATCGGGCATACGGTGCAGATAGTTGCCGACGATTATGAGCGATCCATTGCCCATCCGGAGGAAAAGGTCCTGTATCTTGATCGTGGTGATTCGACCATGTACGGAGAACAAGTCCGGTGCATAGAAGCCGTAACGCCGAAGAATGAGTCTTCAAATTATTATGCCCATCGGGCACTGGTGTACATCAGCTACCGGACTCACCTTCCGCTCCGTGTGAAGATCTGGAATACCGGCGATATTCTTGTGGAGGATTACGGATATGCGGATTTTAAAATAAATTCCGGGCTGACAAATCGGGATTTCGAACCAAGTAATCCGGATTACAATTTTTAA
- a CDS encoding choice-of-anchor B family protein — protein sequence MSHIGLSSISRWLSLISCLLIAGNTFSQSPGVPYPYVEWEGEIQWLTGYDWGGDAFHGSLDLGDNFYYDTDMSNASYTPVELRFAEDETTYCQVYRRETGFRAAGVGIFRGSAWDISDPDNPRRLNLCFFEDEFTNDSTQANYLWDPDTTDNGGYEQLFIMASDYDGTGETYGDENYAPSSDAMFVWWPRRTPGHSFFEVPDSKLRIHLAWYAFKPFSVTPADGRLNLSWQYKGTGVDSVYLFYSQTEEADQLLTSLPIGQTSFTHTGLQNGAKYFYQLRAYDDQGDLKYVSEEKLGVPQIIRQNMSLLGQWDNRNEYGDIWGYTDPTTGKEYALLCAREAGLSIIDISGSEPVEVGFEPSTNRGVDSKDVKVYQDYAILVNERMPAQVIDISDPTDPVTISTIRIENTNEGGAHNCFVEGQYLYVVGGHDVGGLEIYDLADPSAPRLVGNFHPYYYHDVYVRNDTAYAAAIQGEGVDIIDVSDKANPKRLAKFNYAGSGAHNVWTTTDGKYAFVGDEVGSAGNWTRVFDISNLNDIQQVSDIIVDSTAVVHNCYIRGDLLYVAHYTEGVRIWDVSDPTHPEEVGFYDTFYEQNALFGGCWSVYPYFNSGKIIVSDMQSGLFVLNYNASETGTETTQPGIPQTTSFLPNYPNPFNPVTTLEYVVAEPGPVLVTIYNLAGSRITTIVNERQKAGRYTVRWNAAQVPSGVYFATLRTKSKTLSRKLILMK from the coding sequence ATGTCGCACATCGGATTGAGTTCAATATCGAGATGGTTGAGTCTGATCAGCTGCCTACTTATCGCAGGAAATACTTTTTCCCAGTCACCTGGTGTGCCGTATCCGTATGTGGAATGGGAGGGAGAGATACAATGGCTTACCGGTTATGATTGGGGTGGAGACGCTTTTCATGGCAGCTTAGATCTCGGGGATAATTTCTACTATGATACTGATATGAGTAACGCCTCCTATACGCCGGTCGAACTTCGATTCGCCGAGGATGAGACAACCTATTGCCAGGTTTATCGTCGTGAAACCGGATTCCGGGCAGCTGGGGTGGGCATTTTCCGGGGATCGGCCTGGGATATTTCTGACCCGGACAATCCGAGACGATTGAACCTCTGTTTCTTCGAGGACGAATTCACTAATGATTCAACGCAGGCCAATTACCTCTGGGATCCTGATACGACAGACAACGGCGGATATGAACAGCTTTTTATCATGGCTAGTGATTACGACGGAACAGGTGAAACGTATGGTGACGAGAATTACGCTCCCAGCAGCGATGCCATGTTTGTCTGGTGGCCACGACGTACGCCGGGACATTCGTTCTTTGAAGTGCCGGATTCTAAACTTCGGATTCATCTTGCCTGGTATGCTTTTAAACCGTTTTCGGTAACGCCGGCCGACGGACGGCTCAACCTTTCCTGGCAATACAAGGGAACTGGTGTAGATAGTGTCTACCTGTTTTATTCACAGACAGAAGAGGCAGACCAATTGTTAACATCATTGCCAATTGGTCAGACGTCATTTACCCATACAGGTCTTCAGAACGGAGCAAAATATTTCTATCAGTTACGGGCGTATGATGACCAGGGAGATCTGAAATATGTCAGTGAGGAAAAACTGGGCGTGCCACAGATAATCAGGCAAAATATGAGTCTGTTGGGCCAGTGGGATAACCGGAATGAGTACGGCGATATCTGGGGGTATACCGATCCTACTACAGGAAAAGAGTACGCTCTGTTGTGTGCCAGGGAGGCAGGACTAAGTATTATCGATATTTCAGGTTCCGAGCCAGTGGAAGTCGGATTTGAACCGTCAACGAATCGGGGGGTGGATTCCAAAGATGTGAAAGTGTATCAAGACTACGCGATACTGGTTAATGAGCGTATGCCAGCACAGGTCATCGATATTTCCGATCCTACTGATCCTGTCACGATCTCGACCATTCGGATAGAAAACACCAATGAGGGCGGAGCACATAATTGCTTCGTTGAGGGACAGTATCTGTATGTGGTAGGCGGACATGACGTCGGCGGGCTGGAGATCTATGACCTGGCCGATCCTTCCGCTCCAAGACTGGTGGGAAATTTCCACCCGTATTATTACCATGATGTATATGTTCGGAATGATACAGCGTATGCTGCTGCCATTCAGGGTGAAGGAGTCGATATAATCGATGTCTCCGACAAAGCGAATCCGAAACGGCTTGCGAAATTTAACTATGCCGGATCAGGAGCACACAATGTCTGGACCACAACCGACGGGAAGTATGCCTTTGTTGGCGACGAAGTCGGTTCGGCGGGTAATTGGACCCGGGTTTTCGATATCAGCAATTTAAATGACATCCAGCAGGTGAGCGACATAATCGTTGACTCCACCGCGGTCGTACACAATTGTTATATTCGTGGCGATCTGCTTTATGTCGCGCATTATACCGAAGGAGTTCGGATCTGGGATGTCTCTGATCCTACCCATCCGGAAGAGGTTGGATTTTACGATACATTTTACGAACAGAACGCGTTGTTCGGCGGCTGTTGGTCGGTATATCCCTATTTTAACTCTGGTAAAATTATCGTCTCTGATATGCAGTCAGGGTTATTCGTTCTGAATTATAATGCATCCGAAACCGGCACAGAAACTACCCAACCCGGAATCCCCCAAACGACTTCTTTCTTGCCGAATTACCCGAACCCGTTCAATCCGGTTACAACCCTGGAGTATGTTGTGGCCGAACCGGGGCCAGTCTTGGTGACTATTTATAATCTGGCAGGCTCCAGGATAACCACAATCGTTAATGAAAGACAGAAAGCGGGGCGATATACCGTTCGATGGAACGCCGCACAAGTTCCTTCTGGCGTGTATTTCGCTACGCTTCGTACCAAATCAAAAACGTTGTCCCGTAAATTGATTTTGATGAAGTAA